The following proteins are encoded in a genomic region of Clostridium kluyveri:
- a CDS encoding spore coat protein, translating to MSMNLANAVSLSNKERSLLEDQKSHEAMCIQKYTNYANQARDSQLKQLFLNNASIEQEHLNSINTILQGQVPDINNKQNTNNINSNMNSSSSSAGSQVSDADMCKDMLMTEKYISGTYDTSIFEFKDTNVRDVLNHIQKEEQQHGESIYKYMESKGLYSIQ from the coding sequence ATGTCAATGAATTTAGCTAATGCAGTAAGTTTAAGTAATAAGGAAAGATCATTATTAGAAGATCAGAAAAGTCATGAAGCTATGTGTATACAGAAGTATACCAATTATGCTAATCAGGCAAGGGATTCACAGTTAAAACAGTTGTTTTTAAATAATGCTTCAATAGAGCAAGAACATTTAAACAGTATTAATACCATTTTACAAGGGCAGGTGCCTGATATAAATAATAAACAAAATACAAACAATATAAATTCAAATATGAATAGTTCTTCTTCATCTGCAGGAAGCCAAGTTTCTGATGCGGATATGTGCAAGGATATGCTTATGACAGAAAAGTATATTTCGGGTACATATGATACTTCCATATTTGAATTTAAAGATACAAATGTCCGGGATGTACTAAATCACATACAAAAGGAAGAACAACAACATGGAGAATCTATTTACAAATATATGGAAAGCAAAGGGTTATATAGTATTCAGTAA
- a CDS encoding lecithin retinol acyltransferase family protein — MNKHFFIKLIGLLTIVIVIFLLSILIYKNYIFKNQITYIYKYSQIQIPLDNKDKLNSSTIKNISIKDENNNNIYAYVFLSFDGKTLMINPPIDGFHENSTISIEMNQNNILYFKVKKHTQTKVSKSIGEPKYGDIVGTTGKFMEYQYDHMGIYIGNNKVIHYCSSTGNAADAKIQETDMEPYFKKGNYFILNIENTVPFNPQETVKRARTRLGERSYNLLQNNCEHFVIWCKTNNSESPQLENLSEKEMVEIKILTSLGINLQ; from the coding sequence ATGAACAAACATTTTTTTATAAAACTAATAGGGTTATTGACTATAGTTATAGTTATATTTTTACTTTCAATTTTAATATATAAAAATTACATATTTAAAAATCAAATAACCTATATTTATAAATACAGTCAAATTCAAATTCCCCTAGATAATAAAGATAAGTTAAACTCTAGTACTATAAAAAATATTTCCATAAAAGATGAAAATAATAATAATATTTATGCCTATGTATTTTTAAGCTTTGATGGTAAAACTCTTATGATAAATCCCCCTATAGATGGATTTCATGAAAACAGCACCATTTCTATTGAAATGAACCAAAACAACATATTATATTTTAAAGTAAAAAAGCATACACAAACTAAAGTATCTAAATCTATAGGAGAACCTAAATATGGAGATATAGTAGGAACTACTGGTAAATTTATGGAGTACCAGTACGATCATATGGGAATATATATAGGTAATAACAAAGTCATTCATTACTGCAGCAGTACAGGTAATGCCGCAGACGCTAAAATACAGGAAACAGATATGGAACCTTATTTTAAGAAAGGTAATTACTTTATTTTAAATATAGAAAACACTGTGCCGTTTAACCCTCAAGAAACTGTAAAAAGGGCAAGAACAAGATTGGGAGAAAGAAGTTATAATTTACTACAAAATAATTGTGAGCATTTTGTTATATGGTGTAAAACAAACAATTCAGAATCTCCTCAACTAGAAAATTTATCTGAAAAAGAAATGGTTGAAATAAAAATACTTACATCCCTTGGTATAAATCTACAATAA
- a CDS encoding DUF2953 domain-containing protein produces the protein MIFLKIIGIIVLFIVIFFMVIILNDIKYKIELTYRQCKINYDVRMSLFLSVISIVAKGTNEDIEVFVKILFFKKKLKTDFKQHRQNKIRIEGDIEGTSFHIVNTIEMISRHKEYLGKFISIIKPKYIKIEGVYGFEDPYITGILSGFIGAIFLLLPAHSIKLNPDFFNKVFDLEVKVEGKTRIIFLIGITLRFLICNAYENIMTKLKAKFKKRSKMGKIKFKSSDEMKFD, from the coding sequence TTGATTTTTTTAAAAATAATAGGAATTATAGTACTATTCATTGTAATTTTTTTTATGGTCATAATATTAAATGACATAAAATATAAAATTGAATTAACCTATAGGCAGTGTAAAATTAACTATGACGTGAGGATGAGTTTGTTTTTAAGTGTTATATCTATAGTAGCAAAAGGCACTAATGAAGACATAGAAGTTTTTGTAAAAATATTATTTTTTAAAAAGAAATTAAAAACAGACTTTAAACAGCATAGACAAAATAAGATTAGGATAGAAGGTGATATAGAGGGTACATCTTTTCACATAGTAAACACAATTGAGATGATTAGCAGACATAAAGAGTATTTAGGCAAATTTATCTCTATAATTAAACCTAAGTACATAAAAATAGAAGGAGTCTATGGATTTGAGGATCCTTACATAACAGGAATACTAAGTGGATTTATAGGAGCTATTTTTTTACTTTTACCTGCACACTCTATCAAATTAAATCCTGATTTTTTTAATAAGGTTTTTGATTTAGAAGTAAAAGTTGAGGGAAAAACGAGAATTATATTTTTAATTGGTATTACACTTAGATTCCTTATATGTAATGCATATGAAAATATTATGACTAAATTAAAAGCTAAATTTAAAAAGAGATCAAAAATGGGAAAAATTAAATTCAAAAGTTCAGATGAGATGAAGTTTGATTAG
- a CDS encoding GerW family sporulation protein codes for MVDIKENTEVLFSKLENFFKTETVVGKPINVEGIILVPFITVTFGCGTGGGEGSDSGNKQEGGGLGLGAGAKITPDAVLVIKDDTVKMLPIKSKANIDKLVELVPEIIKKIKKKEDK; via the coding sequence GTGGTGGATATCAAGGAAAATACAGAAGTACTATTTTCAAAATTGGAGAATTTTTTTAAAACAGAGACTGTTGTAGGTAAGCCTATAAATGTAGAGGGTATTATTTTGGTGCCCTTTATAACTGTAACATTTGGATGTGGAACTGGAGGAGGAGAAGGTTCTGATTCTGGAAATAAGCAAGAGGGGGGAGGTTTAGGTCTTGGTGCAGGTGCAAAGATAACTCCAGATGCCGTACTTGTAATAAAAGATGACACAGTTAAAATGCTCCCTATAAAAAGTAAGGCTAATATTGACAAGCTTGTAGAATTAGTGCCCGAAATAATTAAGAAAATAAAGAAAAAAGAAGATAAGTAA
- a CDS encoding HAMP domain-containing sensor histidine kinase: protein MKVFKMKSLMLRIWVTFTIIILIIICCISLLYLVAFRIFDENSKIQDLAAAHNILVKNGNFEDPLRFDKLKNLVNIKNLIVHINGTTTQTININAPNDQPDSLENKEGKWLTSFIKYVNNSQTQFKENYNNTEFLFIISPIKSQPSEKSYFITYMPYSLDKTVLYEAILTGIIFIFIAFFTSKLVAGYISKPLKELEDYTKKIANKHWGEPIRIRSNDEIGNLANSMNIMQKKLKYAEENEKLFFQSISHDLKTPVMVIMSHAEAIIEGLYIDSIEKTAEIIKNEAIYLEKKIKQILYLNTLDYMLENNIENKDTNLQDILNKIIHRFKTFNNDIVWDLNIKESIIWGNREKVIISIENVLDNALRYAKTTIKITLKEENNFAVLEIYNDGNTIRNNDIDRIFDSMYKDKKGNFGLGLAISKKIINFYKGDIKAVNRSNGVSFIIKYPNLC from the coding sequence ATGAAGGTATTTAAAATGAAATCATTGATGTTAAGAATATGGGTAACATTTACAATTATCATTCTTATAATAATATGCTGCATTTCACTTCTATATTTAGTAGCTTTCAGAATTTTTGATGAAAATTCTAAAATTCAGGATTTAGCAGCAGCCCACAATATATTAGTAAAAAATGGTAATTTTGAAGATCCTTTAAGATTTGATAAATTAAAAAATCTTGTAAATATTAAAAACTTAATCGTCCATATTAATGGAACTACAACTCAGACAATAAATATAAATGCTCCTAATGACCAACCAGATTCATTGGAGAATAAAGAAGGAAAATGGTTAACAAGTTTTATCAAGTACGTAAATAACTCCCAAACCCAATTTAAAGAGAATTACAATAATACCGAGTTTCTTTTTATAATAAGCCCAATAAAAAGTCAACCTTCAGAAAAATCATATTTTATTACCTATATGCCATATTCTTTAGATAAAACTGTACTTTATGAAGCTATTTTAACAGGCATTATATTTATTTTTATAGCTTTTTTTACCTCAAAACTCGTTGCAGGATACATTTCAAAGCCTCTTAAAGAATTAGAAGACTATACTAAGAAAATAGCTAATAAACATTGGGGGGAACCAATTAGAATAAGGAGTAATGATGAAATTGGGAATCTTGCAAATTCTATGAATATAATGCAAAAAAAATTAAAGTATGCTGAGGAAAATGAAAAATTATTTTTTCAAAGTATATCCCATGATTTGAAAACACCAGTTATGGTTATTATGAGTCATGCGGAAGCCATTATAGAGGGCTTATATATAGACTCTATTGAAAAAACAGCTGAAATAATAAAAAATGAAGCTATATATCTTGAGAAAAAAATCAAACAAATATTATATTTAAATACTCTAGATTATATGCTAGAAAACAATATAGAGAATAAAGATACAAATCTACAGGATATTCTTAATAAAATAATACACAGGTTTAAAACATTTAACAATGACATTGTATGGGATTTAAATATCAAAGAAAGCATTATTTGGGGCAATAGAGAAAAAGTGATAATTTCTATAGAAAATGTACTGGATAATGCATTAAGATATGCAAAAACTACTATAAAAATAACACTAAAGGAAGAAAATAATTTTGCTGTTCTTGAAATTTATAATGACGGAAATACCATTAGAAATAATGATATAGACCGCATATTTGACAGCATGTATAAAGATAAAAAAGGGAATTTCGGCCTTGGACTTGCTATATCAAAAAAAATAATTAACTTTTACAAAGGAGATATCAAAGCAGTAAATAGATCAAATGGTGTAAGTTTTATAATTAAGTATCCAAATTTATGCTAA
- a CDS encoding sensor histidine kinase, which yields MMINVHLGQVSHKLCLITYVPYFLDNKIFYKIILLGIVFIVISFFTSKLVSQHISQPLKELEDYTQRIADKHWGEPIKIKSNDEIENLVNSINMMQKRLKYDEENKKLFFQSMSHDLKTPVMVIMSHAEAIIEGVYIDTIEKTAEIIKNEAIDLEKKIKQILYLNTFEYILENDSENEDINLQELINDMLNRFQIFNVNIDWKVEITKSIIFANKEQVKISIENILDNALRYVKTTIKIILKKDADFAVLEIYNDGNNIKIEDIERIFDNMYKDTNGNFGLGLAISKKIINFYDGDIKAVNREQGVSFIIRYPIKSSHQ from the coding sequence ATGATGATAAATGTACATTTAGGTCAAGTTTCTCATAAATTATGTTTAATTACTTATGTGCCATATTTTTTAGATAATAAGATCTTCTATAAAATTATTCTTCTAGGGATTGTGTTCATTGTTATATCATTTTTTACTTCAAAGCTAGTTTCACAACATATATCACAACCCCTCAAAGAATTAGAAGACTATACCCAAAGAATAGCTGACAAGCATTGGGGTGAACCAATTAAAATAAAAAGTAATGATGAAATCGAAAATCTTGTAAATTCTATAAATATGATGCAGAAAAGACTGAAATATGATGAAGAAAATAAGAAGCTGTTTTTTCAAAGTATGTCTCATGATTTAAAAACACCAGTTATGGTTATTATGAGTCATGCAGAGGCTATTATAGAAGGTGTATATATAGATACCATCGAAAAAACAGCTGAAATAATAAAAAATGAAGCTATAGATCTTGAAAAAAAAATCAAGCAAATATTATATTTGAATACATTTGAATATATATTAGAAAATGATTCAGAAAATGAAGACATAAACTTACAAGAACTGATTAATGATATGTTAAATAGATTTCAAATATTTAATGTTAATATTGATTGGAAAGTAGAAATTACTAAAAGTATCATTTTTGCAAATAAAGAACAGGTAAAGATTTCTATAGAAAACATATTAGACAATGCACTAAGATACGTAAAGACTACTATAAAAATAATATTAAAGAAAGATGCTGATTTTGCTGTCCTTGAAATTTATAATGATGGAAATAATATTAAAATTGAGGATATAGAACGTATATTTGACAATATGTACAAAGATACAAATGGTAATTTTGGGTTAGGACTTGCTATATCAAAGAAAATAATAAATTTCTATGATGGAGATATCAAGGCAGTAAACAGAGAACAAGGGGTAAGTTTTATAATTAGGTATCCAATTAAAAGCAGTCATCAATAG
- a CDS encoding response regulator transcription factor yields the protein MSKKIYLVEDEFNLNILLEKYLKNEGYDVTTFSDGSCAKNRIKDMPDLWILDIMLPDINGYALIKCIKENNENTPVIFISAKNEEFDRVVGLELGSDDYLSKPFLPRELVIRTNNLIEKIYGTTSETQNLNIQIGQYLINKKQRTVLFKGKELRLTSKEFDLLSYLIENKNSLTLREQILTNVWGNNYFGSSRVVDDTIRRLRKKVNKLTIETIYGYGYKLVNSHENI from the coding sequence TTGTCTAAAAAGATATATTTGGTTGAGGACGAATTTAATTTAAACATTTTACTTGAGAAATATCTCAAAAATGAAGGCTATGATGTAACTACTTTTTCTGATGGAAGCTGTGCAAAAAACAGAATAAAAGATATGCCAGACCTTTGGATATTAGATATAATGCTTCCCGATATAAATGGTTATGCATTAATTAAATGCATAAAAGAAAATAACGAAAATACGCCTGTTATATTTATATCCGCAAAAAATGAAGAATTTGACAGAGTGGTGGGATTAGAGCTTGGCAGTGATGATTATTTATCAAAACCGTTTTTACCTAGAGAATTAGTTATACGAACCAATAATCTTATTGAAAAAATTTATGGTACTACTAGTGAAACACAAAATTTAAACATACAAATTGGACAATACTTAATTAATAAAAAACAGAGAACAGTCTTATTCAAAGGCAAAGAACTTAGACTTACCAGTAAAGAATTTGATTTATTAAGTTATCTTATTGAAAACAAAAATAGTTTAACTTTAAGAGAACAAATTTTAACAAATGTTTGGGGTAATAATTATTTTGGTTCTAGTCGAGTAGTAGATGATACCATAAGAAGGCTTAGAAAAAAAGTGAATAAGTTAACTATAGAAACAATATATGGATATGGTTATAAATTGGTCAACAGTCATGAAAATATTTAA
- a CDS encoding DMT family transporter: MKISKIINKTIMADLSLLFAAMLWGGGYTATKNALNNVTPFYMMAIRFLCAGILISAIFLKIVIKTSIEDVVRGFVIGIFLFLAFATQTIGLNYTTASKQSFLTSVYVIILPFIYWKIFKTKPKLNVLVSAIVSLIGIFMLSLKPGMHLDMTIGDWLTLLSAVLFASHIISIACFARKSNPIILSVLQMFSAGILSIIFAVIFEPNLNKIPGNALFSLSYLIIFSTMVAFLIQNIAQKYTNPNHVGILLSLESVFGAIFSVIFLKEIFTLNMVLGASIIFLSVIIAEMDFNISSNK; the protein is encoded by the coding sequence ATGAAAATATCAAAAATTATAAATAAAACCATAATGGCAGATTTATCTTTATTATTTGCGGCCATGTTATGGGGAGGAGGCTATACTGCCACTAAAAATGCTTTAAATAATGTAACCCCTTTTTATATGATGGCTATAAGATTTCTATGTGCTGGAATATTAATTTCAGCTATATTTTTAAAAATAGTTATAAAAACATCTATAGAAGATGTTGTTCGCGGTTTTGTAATAGGCATATTTTTATTTTTGGCCTTTGCTACCCAAACTATAGGTCTTAATTACACTACTGCAAGCAAACAGTCTTTTTTGACTTCAGTTTATGTAATTATACTTCCCTTTATATACTGGAAGATATTTAAAACAAAACCTAAACTGAATGTCCTAGTTTCTGCTATAGTTTCTCTTATAGGAATATTTATGCTAAGCTTAAAACCTGGGATGCATTTAGATATGACTATAGGTGACTGGCTTACTCTCCTAAGTGCAGTATTATTTGCATCACATATAATTTCCATAGCCTGTTTTGCCAGAAAATCAAATCCTATAATATTATCTGTATTGCAGATGTTCTCTGCAGGCATTCTTTCAATTATATTTGCCGTTATATTCGAACCTAATTTAAACAAAATACCTGGAAATGCCTTATTTTCACTTTCATATTTAATAATTTTCAGTACTATGGTGGCTTTTTTAATACAAAACATAGCTCAAAAATATACTAACCCTAATCATGTAGGCATACTATTATCTCTTGAATCCGTATTTGGTGCCATTTTTTCAGTGATATTTTTGAAAGAAATATTCACCTTAAATATGGTGCTGGGAGCAAGCATAATATTTTTGTCTGTAATTATTGCAGAAATGGATTTTAACATATCTTCAAACAAATAA
- a CDS encoding aminoacyl-histidine dipeptidase, which translates to MSRVLQNIEPTEVFKYFEEISSIPRESGNEKEISDYLVSFAKKHNLEVMQDKDLNVVIRKKGSRGYENSQGVILQGHMDMVCEKNSGVEHDFTKDPLKLKIVDDMIYAAGTTLGGDDGIAVAMGLAVLASNGISHPPMELLVTTSEETGMNGAIGLNPESIKGKILINIDSEEEGVLLVSCAGGCSAKASIPIEWNNPDKDDKAFSIRIEGLKGGHSGAEIHKGRANSNKLMARVLKNLRENVDFKISKISGGSKHNVIASDSEAVLVLCSKYESVMKNEVANLQKVLKDEFKTSDSDLKIEVESLDILPEKVMSNDTIENVINFMYLIPNGVQSMSIDIEGLVESSLNLGTVVTGENSVECLSSIRSSVRSLRDNIFNIIVTIGNFTKAKVESESSYPEWKYRDDSKIREVMVEVYERLFGKKPLISAIHAGLECGIFSEKFNGQLDMISMGPNILDIHSPDEHLSISSTQRTWKYLLEVLKELK; encoded by the coding sequence ATGAGTAGAGTATTGCAAAATATTGAACCAACTGAAGTGTTTAAGTACTTTGAAGAAATTAGCAGTATACCAAGAGAATCCGGAAATGAAAAAGAAATAAGTGATTATTTGGTTTCTTTTGCAAAAAAGCATAATTTAGAAGTTATGCAGGATAAGGATCTAAATGTGGTTATAAGAAAAAAAGGGTCTAGGGGATATGAAAATAGCCAGGGGGTAATATTACAGGGACATATGGATATGGTATGCGAAAAAAATTCAGGAGTAGAACATGATTTCACCAAGGATCCGCTGAAATTAAAGATAGTAGATGATATGATATATGCTGCAGGTACAACCCTTGGAGGGGATGACGGTATAGCAGTTGCCATGGGGCTTGCCGTTTTAGCGTCTAATGGCATATCTCATCCTCCAATGGAATTACTGGTTACTACTTCAGAGGAAACTGGCATGAATGGAGCTATAGGATTGAATCCTGAAAGTATAAAGGGAAAAATTCTTATAAATATAGATTCAGAAGAAGAGGGGGTATTACTTGTAAGTTGTGCTGGGGGGTGTTCAGCTAAAGCAAGTATTCCTATAGAATGGAATAATCCAGATAAAGATGATAAGGCCTTTTCCATAAGAATTGAAGGTTTAAAAGGGGGTCATTCCGGTGCAGAAATACACAAAGGCAGGGCAAATTCAAATAAGCTTATGGCTCGTGTGCTTAAAAATCTAAGAGAGAATGTAGATTTTAAAATATCTAAAATATCAGGAGGCTCTAAACATAATGTCATAGCTTCTGATTCAGAGGCTGTTTTAGTGTTATGTTCTAAATATGAATCTGTCATGAAAAATGAAGTGGCAAATTTGCAAAAAGTACTAAAAGACGAGTTTAAAACTTCAGATTCAGATTTGAAAATAGAAGTAGAATCCCTAGATATATTACCAGAAAAAGTTATGTCCAATGATACTATAGAGAATGTAATTAATTTTATGTATTTAATCCCTAATGGAGTTCAAAGTATGAGTATAGACATAGAGGGACTTGTGGAGAGCTCACTAAATTTAGGTACAGTTGTAACCGGAGAGAACAGTGTGGAGTGCTTAAGTTCAATAAGGAGTTCTGTGAGAAGTTTAAGAGATAATATATTTAATATCATAGTTACTATAGGAAATTTTACAAAAGCTAAAGTGGAGTCTGAATCAAGTTATCCAGAATGGAAATATAGAGATGATTCTAAAATAAGAGAAGTTATGGTAGAAGTATATGAGAGATTATTTGGGAAAAAACCGTTAATAAGTGCAATTCATGCAGGACTTGAATGTGGAATTTTTTCAGAAAAATTTAATGGTCAATTAGATATGATATCCATGGGACCTAATATTTTAGATATTCATAGTCCAGATGAACATTTAAGCATATCTTCCACACAGAGAACATGGAAGTACTTATTGGAGGTATTAAAAGAACTCAAATAG
- a CDS encoding DUF1634 domain-containing protein: MKKHTTNKKDTYNIELIIGIFLRIGIILSSIIILTGLIMFLTLGYTGYSPNYYPTSPLEILKDSIYLKPYAIIMLGLLALILIPMLRVAISILVFLKEEDFLYVKITTLVLLILILSFFIEK, encoded by the coding sequence ATGAAAAAACATACCACTAATAAAAAAGATACATATAATATAGAATTAATAATAGGAATTTTTTTAAGAATAGGAATAATACTAAGTTCAATTATAATACTTACAGGTCTTATAATGTTTTTAACATTAGGTTATACGGGATATTCACCTAACTATTATCCTACTTCACCCCTGGAAATATTAAAAGATAGTATTTATTTAAAACCCTATGCCATTATAATGTTAGGACTATTAGCCTTAATACTGATACCTATGCTGCGGGTGGCAATATCTATACTAGTATTTTTAAAAGAAGAAGACTTCTTATATGTGAAAATTACCACATTGGTACTTTTAATACTTATACTAAGCTTTTTTATAGAAAAGTAA
- a CDS encoding sulfite exporter TauE/SafE family protein: MGDDLLSLLILQIFIISIVAGIVGSILGLGGGTVITPALTILFGIDIKYAIGASLISVIATSSGSAVAYIRDKLTNIRIGMFLEIATTLGAITGAFLGGIINPYYLYFLFGILLLYSAFAMFKKGRMESTEIIETHPLAEKLKLNGQYHDKFLNEDISYKVSGVPSGFGVMYGAGIISGLLGIGSGSFKVMAMDLFMKLPLKVSSATSNFMMGVTATASAGIYLLRGDIDPKISAPVALGVLLGATIGAKIMENMKSKTIRKIFVPFLIYISIQMILKGLGGK; encoded by the coding sequence ATGGGAGATGATCTATTGTCACTTTTAATACTGCAAATTTTTATCATATCTATAGTGGCTGGTATAGTTGGCTCCATATTGGGCTTAGGTGGTGGGACCGTAATTACCCCTGCTCTTACAATTTTATTTGGTATAGATATAAAATATGCCATAGGTGCCAGTCTAATATCGGTAATCGCCACCTCCAGCGGTTCTGCTGTGGCTTACATAAGGGATAAACTAACCAATATAAGGATTGGAATGTTTCTGGAAATAGCTACTACCCTAGGGGCTATAACAGGTGCTTTTCTGGGCGGAATCATAAATCCATATTATCTTTACTTCTTATTTGGTATACTTCTTCTATATTCTGCCTTTGCCATGTTTAAAAAAGGTAGGATGGAATCTACTGAAATTATTGAGACTCATCCTCTTGCAGAAAAACTCAAACTGAATGGACAATATCATGATAAATTTTTAAATGAAGATATATCATACAAAGTATCTGGAGTGCCTTCAGGATTTGGAGTAATGTATGGCGCTGGAATTATTTCAGGTCTCCTTGGGATTGGAAGTGGAAGTTTTAAAGTTATGGCTATGGACTTATTCATGAAATTACCTCTAAAAGTTTCCAGTGCCACCAGTAATTTTATGATGGGTGTTACTGCCACTGCCAGTGCAGGAATATATCTTTTAAGAGGAGACATAGATCCTAAAATTTCTGCTCCAGTTGCCCTGGGAGTGTTATTAGGTGCTACCATAGGGGCTAAAATCATGGAAAACATGAAAAGTAAGACTATCAGAAAAATATTTGTGCCTTTTCTTATTTATATATCAATACAAATGATATTGAAAGGATTAGGAGGAAAATAA
- a CDS encoding aminotransferase class V-fold PLP-dependent enzyme, whose protein sequence is MSYGEINYGYRGLIAGVNTKIPSKNNKFVTAINFDNAATTPPFNYVLKKINDFSPYYSSIHRGTGFKSQFSSEAYELSRNTICNFVHCDSKENTVIYVKNTTEAINKLSYILNDLYKDSVILTTRMEHHSNDLPWRHKFKVDYVELDELGKLNLSDLKYKLKKHNGKIKLVCVAGASNVTGYKNPIYEIAKIAHSFGAEILVDGAQAVAHYPIYMNRPLKEECIDYLAFSAHKMYSPFGIGVLIGPKKIFYNAAPEYSGGGTIKLVTDDYVLWADPPEKNEAGTPNVIGVIALTAAIKVLNKLGMNAIDNKEIELYKYALNKMMKLPDIIFYGDTKPDCNKVAILPFNIKGIHHETTAKLLSELSGIAVRNGCFCANPYVQRLLKLSPEEINYFKYNYNDFRPGMVRLSFGLYNTYSEVDILINTLKKIIKNKSTI, encoded by the coding sequence TTGTCCTATGGTGAAATAAATTATGGCTACAGAGGGCTTATAGCGGGTGTAAATACAAAAATTCCTTCAAAAAACAATAAATTTGTAACTGCCATAAATTTTGATAATGCAGCTACTACTCCCCCTTTTAACTATGTTTTAAAAAAAATAAATGATTTTTCACCATATTACTCCTCAATTCATAGAGGAACTGGTTTTAAATCTCAATTTTCCTCTGAAGCTTATGAGCTTTCAAGAAATACTATATGTAATTTTGTCCACTGTGACAGCAAAGAAAATACGGTAATCTATGTAAAAAATACTACAGAAGCCATAAATAAATTATCCTATATACTCAATGATTTGTATAAAGATTCAGTTATATTGACCACTCGAATGGAACATCATTCTAATGATCTACCCTGGAGGCATAAATTTAAAGTAGATTATGTAGAATTGGACGAGCTCGGAAAATTAAATTTATCAGATTTAAAATATAAATTGAAAAAGCATAACGGTAAAATTAAATTGGTATGTGTAGCAGGAGCTTCAAATGTAACAGGATATAAAAATCCAATATATGAAATAGCAAAAATTGCCCACAGCTTTGGAGCAGAAATTCTTGTAGACGGTGCACAAGCAGTAGCCCATTACCCTATATATATGAACCGTCCCCTGAAAGAAGAATGTATTGACTATTTGGCCTTCTCTGCCCACAAAATGTATTCTCCTTTTGGTATAGGTGTACTGATAGGTCCAAAAAAAATCTTTTATAATGCAGCTCCTGAATACAGTGGAGGTGGTACTATAAAACTTGTAACAGATGATTATGTACTCTGGGCTGACCCTCCTGAAAAAAACGAAGCTGGAACTCCTAATGTAATAGGAGTAATAGCACTTACAGCCGCAATAAAAGTATTGAATAAACTAGGTATGAATGCCATAGACAATAAAGAAATAGAACTTTATAAATATGCTTTAAATAAAATGATGAAACTTCCAGATATTATTTTTTATGGTGATACAAAACCTGATTGCAATAAGGTTGCCATACTGCCTTTTAATATAAAAGGAATTCACCACGAAACCACTGCGAAACTTCTTTCAGAACTTAGTGGTATTGCAGTAAGAAATGGATGCTTTTGTGCCAACCCTTATGTACAGAGACTTTTAAAACTTTCTCCAGAGGAAATAAATTATTTTAAATATAATTATAACGATTTTCGCCCCGGCATGGTTAGATTAAGTTTTGGATTATATAATACTTATAGCGAAGTTGATATTTTAATTAATACTTTGAAAAAGATAATTAAGAACAAAAGTACTATATAA